In Tamandua tetradactyla isolate mTamTet1 chromosome 7, mTamTet1.pri, whole genome shotgun sequence, the following are encoded in one genomic region:
- the LOC143690053 gene encoding olfactory receptor 6C70: MNNHTKKIEFILLGLTDNAQLQMVVFLFLVLNYIFSMIGNLTIIALTLLDSHLKTPMYFFLRNFSFLEISFTTACIPRFLITIVTREKTISYNGCISQLFFYIFLGCTEFFLLAVMSYDRYVAICKPLHYASIMSSRLCHQLLLGSWVTGFLVIFPPLILGLNLDFCASNTIDHFICDISPILQLSCSDTHLLELIAFLLALMTLIVTLSLVILSYFFIIKTILKFPSAQQKKKAFSTCSSHMIVVSITYGSCIFIYIKPSANERVTLSKGVAVLNTSVAPLLNPFIYTLRNQQVKKAFQMLFKKAFFTSAK, translated from the coding sequence atgaacaaccaTACAAAGAAGATTGAGTTTATCCTGCTGGGACTGACAGATAACGCTCAATTACAGATGGTAGTTTTCTTATTTCTAGTTCTAAATTACATATTCAGCATGATAGGGAACTTAACCATCATTGCCCTTACTCTGTTGGATTCCCATTTAAAGACTCCAATGTATTTCTTCCTTCGTAATTTCTCTTTCCTGGAAATCTCATTCACAACTGCTTGCATCCCCAGATTCTTAATCACCATTGTAACCAGGGAAAAGACCATTTCCTATAATGGCTGTATATCTCAgttgtttttttacattttcctggGGTGTACagaatttttccttttggctgttATGTCTTATGACCGCTATGTTGCCATCTGCAAACCTTTGCATTATGCATCCATCATGAGCAGCAGACTTTGTCACCAGCTTCTACTCGGCTCCTGGGTAACTGGTTTCCTGGTCATTTTCCCTCCACTGATTTTGGGTCTTAACCTGGATTTCTGTGCGTCAAATACCATTGATCACTTCATTTGTGACATTTCTCCTATCCTACAACTTTCATGCTCAGACACACATTTACTAGAATTGATTGCTTTCTTATTGGCTCTGATGACCCTAATTGTCACATTATCATTAGTaatcctctcttatttttttatcatcaagaCAATTCTAAAATTCCCTTCagctcaacaaaagaaaaaagcattttccaccTGTTCCTCTCACATGATTGTTGTCTCCATCACTTATggaagttgtatattcatctacATAAAGCCATCAGCAAATGAAAGAGTTACTTTAAGCAAAGGGGTAGCTGTGCTCAATACTTCAGTTGCACCTTTGCTGAATCCATTCATTTATACTCTGAGGAACCAGCAAGTTAAAAAAGCCTTCCAAATGCTATTCAAAAAGGCGTTTTTTACATCagcaaaatag